CGACGTGACCGATGGTGCCCACGTTCACGTGGGGCTTCGTGCGCTCGAACGTTCCTTTAGCCATGAGTGTGTCCTCCTGAGAGTGGACTGCCCGCTGTGCAGGCAAGCCTTGACAGTGTACAGGGCCGCCGCGTGAACGCAAAGAGGGTTCCTTGGGTTTCAGCGGTCGGTCCGGAATGGGGGCCTAGAGAAGAGGCGCGACCCACAAGAGGCCGCGCCATGTTGGAGCTTCTGGTCGGGATTGAACCGACGACCTCTCCCTTACCAAGGGAGTGCTCTACCACTGAGCTACAGAAGCGTTGGGGGGTGAGAAAGCGGGAAACGAGACTCGAACTCGCGACATTCAGCTTGGGAAGCTGACGCTCTACCAACTGAGCTATTCCCGCGTGATCGTGGTGGGCAGGGGCGGATTCGAACCGCCGTACACTTACGTGAACAGATTTACAGTCTGTCGCCTTTAACCACTCGGCCACCTACCCGTATTGTACCCACTGTTTCGCCTTTCTCAAAGCGCACAATCTTCCCTGTGGTGAGGTTGATTGTGTTTGAAGCCACCCAGGAGAATCGAACTCCCAACCTTCCGATTACAAGTCGGGTGCTCTACCAGTTGAGCTAGGGTGGCACCGTTCCTGTCTGAAAGCGCTGGAACAATGTCCGGCCTCTGAGTGCGGTTGTTCCGGCGCTGGGCGCGTTCACTTCCGGCTGTGAATAGTAGCAGTCCCCCCCAGGAGTGTCAATCACCTCCCGAATGCGGCCGCCGCGCTGCTCCACAGGCAGCCCGGTCAGGGCCACGAGCTGCGCCTTGAGCGATCCCTGAACCTGCGGTGCATATGCGCCATGTGGCGCATTTCGCAGCCAGCCGACAGGCGTATTCTCGCGGGCGCACAGGTGCGCCGCACCTTGAACCGCTCTGGCCCCGCCCTCCCCACCGCCTCAGGAGGCACCACCCTTGGACAGTTTCCGCTCCCTGCTCCCGTACCTGCGCCTGCACACCCGCCAGTACGTGATCGGGCTCATCGCCGTGGTCATCGCCACTGCCGTGAACCTGCTGCCGTACTACCTCATCCGCCTGACCATCGACGGCCTGACCGGGCAGGTGGACGGCAACGCCGCCACGCCCGGCATCACGGCCGCCACCGCCGGGCTGTACGCCCTGGGCGTCGTCGCCGCCGCCCTGACCGCGGGCTTTTTCATGCTGGTCATGCGCCGCAACATCGTCGTGGCGTCCCGCCAGTCCGAGTACGAGATCCGCCGCGATCTGTTCGGGCACCTGCAGACCCTCGACAAGCCCTACTACGACCGCGCCCGCACCGGCGACCTGATGAACCGCCTGACCGGCGACCTGAACGCCGTGCGCGAGATGCTGGGCTTCGGCGCGTGGCAGATCGTGAACATCGTCGCGGGCTTCATCTCGGCCTTCGCGGTCATGTTCAGCCTCAGCTGGCGCCTGACGCTGATCGTCGTGGCGATCGTGCCGGTCATCGTGGGCGTCCTGACGTACCTCGCGCGGCAGATCAACGTCCGCCACCGCCTGGCGCAGGAACAGAACTCGCTGATCTCCGCCAAGGCGCAGGAGAACTTCAGCGGCGCCCGCGTCGTCAAGGGCTACGCCATCGAGGACCGCGAGATCGACGACTACCGCGCCATGAACCTCGAACTGCTCCGCCGCAACATCGCCCTGACGAAGGTGGACGGCCCGCTGCGCTCCTTCATGAGCCTGCTGCTGGGCCTCGCGTTCGGCCTGATCCTGCTCGTCGGCGGCCGCCTGATCCTCGAACCCGGCAGCACCTTCACGGTCGGGATGTTCGTGCAGTTCGTCGGTACGCTGGAACGCCTGACCTTCCCCATGCTGATGATCGGCTGGATCACCAGCATCACCCAGCGCGGCCTGGCCTCCTGGCTGCGCCTGAAGGAGATCCTTGACGCGCAGCCGCTCGTGCGGGACGAACCCGGCCGCACCGACCCCAACATCCGCGCGCTGCGGGGCGACCTCAGCTTCGAGAACGTCACCCTGAAGTACGGGCAGACGACCGTCCTGAACGGCGTGAACCTGCACGTGCCCGCCGGGACGTTCCTGGGCATCACCGGCCCCACCGGCAGCGGCAAGACCCTGCTGGGCCAGCTGCTGACCCGCGCCATGGACCCCAGCAGCGGCACCGTGCGCCTTGACGGGCACGACGTGCGGACCGTGCCCCTGAGCGTCCTGCGCGACGCGATCAGCGTCGTCCCGCAGGAACCCTTCCTGTTCGGGGACAGCATCGCCAACAACATCGGCTTCGGCATTGAGGCCCGCGACCTGCCCATCGTACCCACGGGCGTCAGCGTGGTCGGCGCGCCCCCACCCGACGACATCCCCCAGACGCCCGACCCCGAACGCGTCCGCAACGCCGCGAGGCTCGCGGGCCTACTTGACGACGTGGAGGACTTCCCGCAGGGCTTCGACACCATGCTCGGCGAGCGCGGCGTCACCCTCAGCGGCGGGCAGCGGCAGCGCACCGCCATCGCCCGCGCCATCGTCCGGGAACCCGCCATCCTGATCCTCGACGACTCGCTGAGCGCCGTGGACACCGAGACCGAACGCCGCATCGTGGACGGCCTGCGCGAGGTCAGCCAGGGCCGCACCGTCATCCTGATCGCGCACCGCGTCAGCACCCTGCGCCACGCCGACCAGATCGTCGTGCTCGAGGATGGCCGCGTGACCGAACAGGGCAGCCACGACGACCTCCTGGCCCAGAACGGTCACTACGCCCAGCTGGAACGCCTCCAGCGCCTCGCCAGCGACCTCGACAGCGAAGACGACCCCATCGCCGACCCTGAAGCGGCCGCCGATCAGCTCGAACAGGACCAGCTCCAGCTGAAGGTGACCCGATGACCCGCCCCGATCAGACCGACGCCTACCAGAAGGGCTTCGACGCGCAGCTCGTGCGGCGCATCCTGCACTACGTCCGCCCCTACCTGCCCCTCGTGATCGGCGGCGTGCTGCTGGCCCTGCTGATCTCACTGGCCTCCCCGCTGTTCGCCCTGATTCAGCGGCACGCCATCGACGCGTACCTCTCCCCGCTGGCGCAGGGACAGGCCACCAGCCGCGACGCGCTGATCAGCGGCCTGACCACCACCGCCCTGGCCTACATGGGCCTGAAGGTCATGGAATTCGCCCTGCAGTACGGCTTCATCCTGACCATCGGCTACCTGGGCCAGAACGTCCTGCGTGACATCCGCGCCGACGTGTTCAGCAAGTTGCAGCGCCTGCACCTCGCGTACTTCGACCAGAACCCCGTCGGGCGCCTGATCACCCGCGTCACCAGCGACGTGGACGCCATCAACCAGTTCATCACCGGCGGCCTCGTCAGCCTGATCCAGAGCACATTCATCATCGTCGTATACGTCGTGATCATGCTCACCGTGAACTGGCGCCTGGCGTTGATCTCGTTCACGGTGCTGCCCGTCCTGTTCCTCGCCACCCGCTTCTTCCAGACTCGCCTGCGCGACTCGTTCCGCGTGACCCGCACCCAGCAGGCCATCGTGAACAGCAAACTGAACGAGAACATCACCGGCATGCTCACCGTGCAGCTGTTCGCCCGGCAGAAACGCAGCGCGCTGGACTTCAACCTCAGCAACCGCGCGCTGCTCGCCGCGAACGAGAACAGCGTCAAGTGGTTCTCGCTGTTCATGCCCGTCGTCGCCGTGCTCGCCCAGGTGGCCGTCGCGCTGATCCTGTACTTCGCCGCGCGGCAGATCCTCGGCGTGGACGGCGTGGTCGCCGGAGCCATCACCGTCGGGACGCTGTTCGCGTTCGTGCAGCTCTCGCAGCAGCTGTTCCAGCCCATCCAGGACCTCGCGGACGTGTTCAACAACCTGCAGGCGGCCATGGCCAGCAGCGAACGCATCTTCGGCGTGCTCGACACCGAGGAAGCCATCCAGGACAAACCGGACGCCAAGACCCTGCCGGACTTCCAGGGCCGCGTCACCTTCGACAAAGTCTGGTTCGCGTACGACCAGGACGTCACCGCCACCACCCCCGACACCGACGACCGCTGGATCCTGCGCGGCATCGACCTGGACATCCAGCCCGGCGAGAGTGTCGCCCTGGTCGGCGCGACCGGCGCGGGCAAGACCAGCGTCACGGCCCTCGTCAGCCGCTTCTACGACGTGCAGCGCGGCGCGGTGAAGGTGGACGGCGTGAACGTCCGCGACCTCCAGCAGCACGACCTGCGCAAACACGTGGGTGTCGTGCTGCAGGACGTGTTCCTGTTCGCGGGCACCATCGAGAGCAACCTCACCCTGAACAACCCCGCCATTCCCCACGAGCGCGTCGTGGAGGCCTGCCGGTACGTCGGCGTGCACGACTACATCCTCAGCCTCGAGCACGGCTACCAGACCGAGGTCCGTGAACGCGGCGCGACCCTGTCCACCGGGCAGAAGCAGCTGCTGGCCTTCGCCCGCGCGCTGATCCAGAACCCGGACATCCTGCTCGTGCTCGACGAGGCCACCGCCAACGTCGACACCGAAACCGAACTGCGCATCCAGGCCGCGCTGGAACGCGTCATGCGCGGCCGGACCAGCATCATCATCGCCCACCGCCTCAGCACCATCGAACACTGCGACCGCATCGTGGTCATGCGCAAGGGCCGCATCGTCGAACAGGGCAGCCACCGCCAGCTGCTCGACAAGGGCGGCTACTACGCCAAACTGCACCGCCTCCAGTACGCGCAGGGCGACGCTGCCGACTGAACCAGAATGCCGAGGGGGCGCCGCTGCGGTACCGTCCGCAACCGGCGCCCCTTTCCCGTGGAGGTCAGCGGTAGGTGACGTTCAGCGTGACCTGCGTGCCCTCGCCCAGCGTGAGGTAGTCGCTCAGGCCGTTGCTGCGGGCCGTGCCGCCCGTGAAGGCGAGGCGCAGCTGCGTGCTGCCCACCCGGTTGATCGCCGCGAGCCCCGAGGCGTTCAGCGGTGCGCTGAGGGTGGTGCCCGCCGCCGTGCCCGCAGGCGCCGCGAAGGAGGCCGCGCCTGCCGCCGTGACGGCCACCGCGAAGTCGTCCGTGCCCAGTGCGCAGGTGGCGCCCAGACAGCCGCCCTTCACGTCCGCCGTCAGGGCCGCGCCGCCCGCCCAGGGATTCCCGTTCGGCACGAGGCTGTAGCGCACCGTCAGGGTCGCGCCGGTCACGGTCGCGCCGTCCGGCAGGCTGGACGTGTCGAACGACAGCACGCCCTTCCACGGGGCGTCCGCGTTGTCCCCCACACTGATCCCGCCCGACGCGACGACGTACCCGCCGGTCGTGGCGGACGGCGTGTTCGCCGCCACGTACCCGTCCTGCGCCGCCACCGAGCTGAACGACACCGCCGTGTCCGGCGCGGCCGTCAGCGTGTACGCGTACGTCTGCGGGGCCGACGCGTTCCCCGCCGTGTCCACCGCGTACGCCCGCACCGTGCCGCTGCTGCTCAGCGTGACGCTGCCCCCGCCCGCCAGCGCGACCCGCGAGGCACTGCTGACCGGATCGCTGCCGTCCGTGGTGGCATACACCGTGCCCGGCTCATTGACGGACAGCGTGACCGTCAGCGGCCCCACGTACGTGCCCGGCGCAGGCGACACGCTCACGACCGGCGCGGTCGTGTCCGGCGTCGTGCCGCCCCCACCCCCCGACCCCGCGCTGAAGAAGCGCCACATCTCCGCGCTGGCGTCCGGTCCCTTCGGGTCCGTGTACGACCCGGCGGTACTCCCACCACTCCAGGCGTGCCCCATGCCCGTCACGGACCACTGCTCGACCACGCCACCCGCGAAGGACTTCACGGTGTACGCCCGGCCGCCAGTCCCGCCCACCGTCCCCGTGCGGGACGTGACCTGCGCCGTACTGCGGCTTCCGTTGTCCTGCCCGTCGTCCGCGAGGTCGTTCGTCTGCACCCACTGCGCCGCCACCTGATCCCCGTTCACCGGGTACACCGTGTAATCGCTGCTGCCGTGGAACACGATGGTCCGCACCGTCCGCCTGAACGTCCCCATCGCGTTGAACGCCGCCGTGCCCTGCGCGTCCGGGTTCGGCCCGCCGCTGTTCATCGCCGTGAACGCCGCCGAGGAACTTGTGGCCGCCTTGAACTCCAGCCCCGACGCGACGCCCACGCCGCTGAACACGTCCGGGTACGTGGCCCCCATGATCACGCTCATGGCCGCGCCCGCCGACAGGCCCGCCACGTACACCCGCGCGGGGTCCACGTTCACCCTGCCCTTCACGGCGTCCACGACCGCCCTGATCGCCGCCGGTTCCCCCTGCCCGCGCGCCTGATGCGCCGGTTCAAACCAGTTCCAGCATTTGTTCTGATTGGCGCTTGCGGGCTGCTCCGGGTACACGACCAGGAACCCCTGCGTGTCCGCCAGATCGTTCATGCGTGTCCCCGCCGCGAAATCCGCCGGGGACTGCGTGCAGCCGTGCAGCATGACCACCAGGGGCCGCGCCGCGCCCGCCCCGGCCGTGGGCGTGTACAGCGTGTAGTTGCGGGTCACGCCAGCCCCGGTCGCGCTGCCGGTAGTCGTGGTGCCGGTCGCCTGCGCGTGCAGTGCGGGCGGCGCGGACAGGAGAGAGGACGGAGCCTGCGCGCAGGCAGCCAGCAGCAGCGGCAAAGACAGCAGGGCGGCGCGGTTCATGACGGACCTCACAGGAAGCGGGCGCGGCGCGCTCCGGCAGCGGAACGACAGCAGTTCCGACGCGGGCCGCCGGGAGAAGGAATTGAGGCTAGACCCGCCCACCCTAAGCGCCGGGCGTCACACGCCGGTTACACACAGCAGGCGGGGTGCAGGCTTCACGGCTCCCTGCGCCCCGCCTCGCCCGGTCGCCGTTACAGGTACGCCAGCGCCCAGTCCCGCGCGCCGTGATCCAGCCCGGCGCGCAGCAGCGCGAGACCGTCCGGCGCGGTGTCCGCGTGGTGAGGCGCGCCGTCCAGCCGCGCCTGGAACTCCTCCAGCGGCAGGCGCGTGGGCGGCATCAACGTCGCGCGCACCACGCTGCCCTGCGCGTCGTACCGCGCGCCGTACACGTTCCCCTTGCGGGCATCCAGCGACACGCCCTGCACGCCGTCCCCGCCCACCAGCGCCTCCAGCGTGCTGACCCCCAGGACCGGCGCGCCCCACACCCGCCCCAGGCCCAGCGCGTAACTCGCGCCCACCCGCACGCCCGTGTACGACCCCGGCCCCGTGCCGATCACCACGGCGTCCGCCCGCAGCGGCACCCCCGCCTGCGCGAATAGCGCCTGCACCGCGCCCGGCAGCAGCTCCGCGTGCGCCCGGCCCACCTCACGCGACACCCCCAGCGACCCGCCCGGCCACACCAGCGCCAGCGTCAGCCACGGCGTCGCCGTGTCCAGCGCCAGGGTCACGTCCGGCTTCAGGGAGGCAGGGGCAGCGTGCTCAGTCATCGCCGGGCATTGTAGAGGCCGATTCCCCGGCGTTTGTCACCCCGCCGGGAACGTCGCTCAGGGGGCGGCGCAAAGCGGCCCGGTGGTATGCTCGATCATCATGACGAACACCGCCAGTATCGCCAAAGGACTCGAAGGCGTTCTCTTCACCGAGAGCAAACTGACGTTCATCAACGGCACCGAAGGCATCCTCACCCACCTGGGCATTCCGATTCAGGAATGGGCGGAGAACAGCACCTTCGAGGAACTGTCCCTGGCCCTGCTGAACGGCCAGCTGCCCACCGCCGCGCAGCTCGCGCAGTTCGACGCGGACCTGAAAGCCAACCGCGCCATTCCCGAAGCGCTCGTGGAGATCATCAAGGGTATGCCGCGCGGCGTGCACCCCATGCAGGCGCTGCGCACCGCCGTGTCCTACCTGGGCCTGCTGGACCCCCAGTCTGAGGACACCAGCCCCGAGGCCCGGCGCGCCATCGCCACGCGCATGATCGCGCAGTTCTCCACGATCATCGCCGCGATCAACCGCGCGCAGGAAGGGCAGGACATCATCGCGCCCCGCATGGACCTGACGCACGCTGGGAACTACTTGTACATGCTCAGCGGCAAGGAACCCACCGCCGAGCAGGCCCGCCTGTTCGACATCGCCCTGGTGCTGCACGTCGATCACGGCATGAACGCCAGCACGTTCACCGCGATCGCCACTGGCAGCACGCTGAGTGACATGTACTCCTGCATCACCAGCGCCATCGGCGCGCTGAAGGGCCCCCTGCACGGCGGCGCGAACGAGGCCGTCATGGACATGCTCGACGAGGTCGGCACGCCCGACAAGGCCGAAGGCTACATCACGAAGAAGCTCGACAACAAAGAGAAGATCATGGGTGTCGGGCACCGCGTGTACAAGTACTTCGACCCCCGCAGCCGCGTCCTGCGTGACTACGCCGAAGTGGTCGCCAGCAAGGAAGGCAAGAGCAACTACTACCAGATTCTCGAGACCATCGAGAAGGTCGTCGTGGACCGCATCGGCAGTAAGGGCATCTACCCGAACGTGGACTTCTACAGCGGCACCGTGTACAGCGACCTGGGCATCAAGAAGGAATACTTCACGCCCATCTTCGCGCTGGCCCGCATCAGCGGCTGGTGCGCCAGCCTGATCGAGTACACCGGCAACAACCGCCTCCTGCGCCCCGACGCCGTGTACACCGGCGCCACCGACGCGCACTACGTGCAACTGCAAGACCGCCAGTAACCGGCAGGACAGAAAGGGGCAGGCAACCCGCACGGGTCAGCCTGCCCCTCTTCCTGTTCTGTTCCCGCCTACGCGCAGATCGGTTCGACCACCCACGCCCCGTAATGATTCACGAAGTGCGCCCCGGACTCCCGGAACGCCCCCGCCACCTCCGGCAGGCGGCCCGGCTGGTCCGACACGTCCACGCTCAGCAGGATCTCGCCCCAGCCGAGCGCCTCCACGTAACGCTCCACATGCACCCGCTCGTCGGTCGCGCCCTGCATCAGCCGCAGCAACTGCGCCCACAACCCGTGCCGCCGCCCGTCCGCGTCCAGCGCCGCCACGCCGTCCTCACCCATCAGCAGCTGCACCGACTGATCCCCCAGCCCCAACGCCAGCAGCCGCGACGTGCACGCCTGCACGCCGTCCAGCGACCGGAACAGCCCGTACACCCGGCCCCGGCTGAGCATCGTGAAATGCATCGCGCCCGCCCGCGCCGCCCGACCTCGACCCTGCACGCCTCTGGTCATGCCCATCACCCCATGACTGCCGCTGCCCAGCCCACGGGCAGAACACACGTTCCGGCGACCACCCACCACGCCAACCGTCAGTTCAGGCCCCCACCGTACGCCGCCCGGACCACGCGGAATAGGCCCAAGCACACGGAAAGGGCCACGGGCACCGGCGCGCCCGTGACCCCGACGAAGCGTTACGCGCTCAGGCCCTTGCTGCCGTGCAGGGTGCGCTCCACCGTCTCCGTGACCTCCCGCTCGAAGCGGCGCAGGTGCTCCCGCAGACGGTCCAGTTCCGCCACGCCCAGATCCGCCAGCCACAGCACGCTGCGGCCCAGCACCGCGAACGTCAGCGGCGCGTCCTCATCCGCATCCTCCTCCGGGTCCACCGGATCGAGGTTCAGGATGCCGTAGTCCAGGCCCTGATTCATCAGGTTCATGCCCATCAGGATGTCCGGCAGGCTGTCCTCCTCGACGTACAGGTCCAGGTCCAGGTGCAGGCGCACGATCACCCCACCCTGCGGATCAGCCTCCGCGAACATCGCCACGCGCGTCTCACCGTCCTGGATCAGCGCGCCGTCCTCGACCGCCTCGACAGTCAGGCCGCTCTGTTGCAGCGCCGCCATGATCCGCTGCAGTTCCGACTGGGATGCTGTCATGCGCCGGAGTATAAAGCGCAACCACGCCCGGGACGGTCACGGCGTCCACGGTCCGTGGGGGAGGATGGTTGATGGTTGACAGTTGATGGATCTGTCCCCTCCATCAACTGTCAACCATCAACCTGAAACCCTTACGCGTGGTACAGCCACACGCCGCGCGCCTCGTTCCAGGTGCGGTACAGCTGCCCCAGCAGGCGCAGGTGCTCGACATGCGCCAGCGTCTCGGCCAGGGCGAAGCGGCGACCCGAGACGTTCAGGTCACGCGGGAACATCGCCAGGGACAGGTCGTAGGCGCTGCGGGGCTCGCGGGCCGCCTCGGCTGCCATGAAATCCAGCCGTTCGTGGTGATGGGCGCGCAGTTCGCGCGCGCGGGCCTGCACGCCGGTCATGACCGGCCCGTGGTGGCCGACCACGGCCCGCGCCGGGTTCAGTGCCTCCAGTTTCCCCAGCGTCTGCAGGTAATCGCCGAGCGGATCCGGGCGGGTGTACGCGTACAGGCCCACGTTCGGGCTGATGCGCGGCAGGATGGCGTCCCCGGCGATCAGGGTCCCCTCGGCTTCGTTCCAGAGGCCCAGGTGCCCGTCGGCGTGACCGGGCAGCCACAGCACCTCCCACGGCTGCCCCGAGAGTTCGACGTGCTGTCCCTCGCGCAGCGGCTGCACGCGCGACGCCGGATGCACCCGCTCGCGGCCTCGGCGGTTGTCGGCGCCCATGCTGTCCAGTGACTCGGGCGGCAGGCCGTGATCCCGCATGTGCTTCAGGTGCCCGGGCAGCCACTCCTCCCACAGGTGCCAGTAGCGTTCGCCGCGCCCGATCTCCACGTCCAGCATCTGCACCTGCGCGCCGCTGCGTTCCTCCACGACGCCCGCCAGTCCGTAGTGGTCCGGGTGGTGATGCGTGATGATCAACCGGTCCACGTCCGGCCAGTGCAGGCCCAGCGCCGCCAGTCCGTCCTCCAGCGCCGCGCGGGCCTCCGGGGTGTCCAGCGCGCAGTCGATCATCGTGACCGGCCCACCCGCCGGGCGGTCCAGCAGCACCGTCACGTACTTCATCGGGTACGGAATCGGCACCTGCAGGGCGTGAAGGTCGCCCAGAACGTGGGTCAGCAGCGGCGCGTCCGTCATGCCGCCGAGCGTACCACCACCCCGCCCGTCCGCTGGACACCGCGCCAGGAACACCGAAAAAGGGGGAGACCTCAACGCCTCTCCCAGTCTGGAGCACCCTCAGGGCAGCTTGCAGGTGTACGCGCCGCCCTGAATCTCACAGATGACCGGGCTGACCTGATCCGCCGTGACCCGCACCAGCAGGTTCTGCGCCGCGAACCGCCGGTCACGCGGCACCACGTTCAGCGCCACCACACCCGGCCGCAGCGGCAGGTCCAGTCCCACTCCCGGCTGCACCGTTCCAGCTCCCTGACGCTCAACGAATAGATCTGCCAGCAGGTCGCTGCGGACCGACAGCGTCCCCGTGATGGGCCGCAGCGTCACGTCCACGCGGCTCACGCTGTCCCCCACGATGTTCACGCGCTGCGTGACGGTCTTGTACCCACTGCGGGACACCTCCACCGACACCTGCCCCTCCGGCAGGTCCGGCACCGCGACGGGCGTGGTTCCCACCCGCGACCCATTCACCCGCACCAGAGCGTCCCTGAAGTTCGACGACACGTCCAGAGAACCGAACCGCACCACGCGGTACACCGTCGTGCCGACTGTATACGCCCCGGCCGGCAACGCGCGCGCCGCCGCCTCGACCACCCGCGACACGTCTGACACGCTGCGCGCCCCGGTCGCCGCTTCCAGCGGCATGGGCGCCAGACTGGCCACCGTGAACACCTGCGTGAACCCCTGCGTGCCCGGCAGGGGCGTCGAGATCACCTCGCCCGGGCGGGTCTGCACGGTCGGCAGGACCACCGCCCCACCCTGCGCGGGCAGCACGACCGACGTCACGAACGCCGGCCGGTCCGTACTGACGTTCAGTGATCCCGGGCCCGGCGCCCGGTACAGGGCGTCCTCGCCCGTGACCGGCTGCACGGGCCGTGACCCCGGCTGAACCGACACCCGCAGCTGCGCGCCCGACTGCGCCCGCAGCGGGGACGGCACGCACCCACTGAGCAGACCCGCCAGCACCAGCCCTGTAACCCCCGAGACCCCACGCTTCATAAGACCAGGGTAAGGCACGCGCGTGACCCGCACCTGACGGTTCCAGCGGCCCGCCCAGGCACCGGGCGTTCAGGCACGGGTAGGGGCGCGCCGCTCCAGTTCCGCCAGGGCGCCGCTGACGTGTGTCAGGGGGTTGCCGCTGCGGTGCACCCACGCGACCAGTCCGTCCGGGTCGATCAGGACCGTCACGCGGGACGCCATGTTCAGCAGGCCGCCCAGCGTGCCCATCACGCCGTACTGGCGGCACAGGCTGCGGTCCCCGTCCGGGATCAGGGGGTAGCTCAGGCGGCACGAGTCCCGGAACGCCGCCTGCCGCGCCTCGGTGTCGGTGCTCACGCCGATCACCTGCGCGCCCAGTCGCTCGAATTCCGGCAGGGCCGCCTCGAACCGCTGCGCCTCGATGCTGCACCCGGCGCTGCCCGCGCGCGGGTAGAAGTACAGGACCACCCAGCGACCCCGCAGCGCGCCGAGGCTGACGGTGCGGCCATCGTCGCTGCGGCGCGTGAAGTCGGGGGCGGGCTGTCCGGGCGTGACGCTCATGCGCCCGATTGTACGGGCCGCCCGTACAATGCGCCCGTGCCCGATCCCACCGAGTTCCTGCTGCGGCCCCTGCGCGAGTACGCGGGCGCCGTGGTGGTCGTGGGCGTGTCCGGCGGGGCGGACAGCGTGGCGCTGCTGCTGGCCCTGCGGCAGGCGGGCGCGCGGCCCGTGGCGGCGCACCTGGATCACGCCCTGCGGCCCGATTCCGCGCGGGACGCCGCATGGGTGGAGACGCTCGCCGCGCGGCTGGACGTGCCGTTCGTGGGCGCGCGAGTGGACGTGGGCGCGGTCGCCGCCCGGCGCGGCTGGAACACTGAGGACGCCGCCCGCCGCCTGCGCTACGACTTCCTGGCCCGCACCGCGAAGGCGCATGGCGCGCCGGTCATCCTGACCGCTCACACCCGCCGCGATCAGGCGGAGACGGTCCTGACGGCCCTGCTGCGGGGCGAGGCGGTCCTGCACGGCATTCCCGCCGCGCGCGAGCGGGTGCGGCGGCCCTGGCTGGACGTGCCCCGCGCCGACCTGGAAACGTTCCTGCGCGCCCAGGGGCAGGACTGGCGCGAGGACCCCACCAACGACGACCCGGCGTACACCCGCGCGTGGCTGCGCCGCGACGTGATGCCCATCCTGACCGCCCGCTACCCTGCGCTGGAGGCCACCCTGGCCCGCGTGGCGCGGCATCAGGCACAGGACGATGACGCACTGACCAACCAAGCGGAGCGGATCACATCGCACCTGCCTCTGCGCGCCGTGCCGCCCGCCGTGCTGCGCCGCTGGTTGCGCGCCCGCCTGCGGGACGCAGGGCTGGACGCGCACGCCACGCACTTCGACACCCTAGCGGAGGCCCTGACGACGGGCGGCACCACGCACCTCGACCTGCCTGGCGCGCACCCCGTCACCGTCACCGGGGGGAGGTTGCACCTGACCTCGCAGACGTACTCGGACCCCGACTTCCCCCTCCCGGACGGCTGGACGCGCCAAACCCGGCAGCCCGGCGACCGCATCCACCTGCCCGGCGGCACCCGCAAGCTCAGCGACGTGCTGACCGACCGGCACGTGCCCCGCGCCGACCGCGACCGTGTGCCCCTGCTTGTCAGTGACGAGGGCGTGCAGTGGATCGGCCTCCAGCCGCCCGTCTGGGCCAGCGGAGCCCGGGAAAACGC
The Deinococcus sedimenti DNA segment above includes these coding regions:
- the tsaB gene encoding tRNA (adenosine(37)-N6)-threonylcarbamoyltransferase complex dimerization subunit type 1 TsaB produces the protein MTEHAAPASLKPDVTLALDTATPWLTLALVWPGGSLGVSREVGRAHAELLPGAVQALFAQAGVPLRADAVVIGTGPGSYTGVRVGASYALGLGRVWGAPVLGVSTLEALVGGDGVQGVSLDARKGNVYGARYDAQGSVVRATLMPPTRLPLEEFQARLDGAPHHADTAPDGLALLRAGLDHGARDWALAYL
- a CDS encoding ABC transporter ATP-binding protein, whose amino-acid sequence is MDSFRSLLPYLRLHTRQYVIGLIAVVIATAVNLLPYYLIRLTIDGLTGQVDGNAATPGITAATAGLYALGVVAAALTAGFFMLVMRRNIVVASRQSEYEIRRDLFGHLQTLDKPYYDRARTGDLMNRLTGDLNAVREMLGFGAWQIVNIVAGFISAFAVMFSLSWRLTLIVVAIVPVIVGVLTYLARQINVRHRLAQEQNSLISAKAQENFSGARVVKGYAIEDREIDDYRAMNLELLRRNIALTKVDGPLRSFMSLLLGLAFGLILLVGGRLILEPGSTFTVGMFVQFVGTLERLTFPMLMIGWITSITQRGLASWLRLKEILDAQPLVRDEPGRTDPNIRALRGDLSFENVTLKYGQTTVLNGVNLHVPAGTFLGITGPTGSGKTLLGQLLTRAMDPSSGTVRLDGHDVRTVPLSVLRDAISVVPQEPFLFGDSIANNIGFGIEARDLPIVPTGVSVVGAPPPDDIPQTPDPERVRNAARLAGLLDDVEDFPQGFDTMLGERGVTLSGGQRQRTAIARAIVREPAILILDDSLSAVDTETERRIVDGLREVSQGRTVILIAHRVSTLRHADQIVVLEDGRVTEQGSHDDLLAQNGHYAQLERLQRLASDLDSEDDPIADPEAAADQLEQDQLQLKVTR
- a CDS encoding extracellular catalytic domain type 1 short-chain-length polyhydroxyalkanoate depolymerase, whose protein sequence is MNRAALLSLPLLLAACAQAPSSLLSAPPALHAQATGTTTTGSATGAGVTRNYTLYTPTAGAGAARPLVVMLHGCTQSPADFAAGTRMNDLADTQGFLVVYPEQPASANQNKCWNWFEPAHQARGQGEPAAIRAVVDAVKGRVNVDPARVYVAGLSAGAAMSVIMGATYPDVFSGVGVASGLEFKAATSSSAAFTAMNSGGPNPDAQGTAAFNAMGTFRRTVRTIVFHGSSDYTVYPVNGDQVAAQWVQTNDLADDGQDNGSRSTAQVTSRTGTVGGTGGRAYTVKSFAGGVVEQWSVTGMGHAWSGGSTAGSYTDPKGPDASAEMWRFFSAGSGGGGGTTPDTTAPVVSVSPAPGTYVGPLTVTLSVNEPGTVYATTDGSDPVSSASRVALAGGGSVTLSSSGTVRAYAVDTAGNASAPQTYAYTLTAAPDTAVSFSSVAAQDGYVAANTPSATTGGYVVASGGISVGDNADAPWKGVLSFDTSSLPDGATVTGATLTVRYSLVPNGNPWAGGAALTADVKGGCLGATCALGTDDFAVAVTAAGAASFAAPAGTAAGTTLSAPLNASGLAAINRVGSTQLRLAFTGGTARSNGLSDYLTLGEGTQVTLNVTYR
- a CDS encoding ABC transporter ATP-binding protein, with the translated sequence MTRPDQTDAYQKGFDAQLVRRILHYVRPYLPLVIGGVLLALLISLASPLFALIQRHAIDAYLSPLAQGQATSRDALISGLTTTALAYMGLKVMEFALQYGFILTIGYLGQNVLRDIRADVFSKLQRLHLAYFDQNPVGRLITRVTSDVDAINQFITGGLVSLIQSTFIIVVYVVIMLTVNWRLALISFTVLPVLFLATRFFQTRLRDSFRVTRTQQAIVNSKLNENITGMLTVQLFARQKRSALDFNLSNRALLAANENSVKWFSLFMPVVAVLAQVAVALILYFAARQILGVDGVVAGAITVGTLFAFVQLSQQLFQPIQDLADVFNNLQAAMASSERIFGVLDTEEAIQDKPDAKTLPDFQGRVTFDKVWFAYDQDVTATTPDTDDRWILRGIDLDIQPGESVALVGATGAGKTSVTALVSRFYDVQRGAVKVDGVNVRDLQQHDLRKHVGVVLQDVFLFAGTIESNLTLNNPAIPHERVVEACRYVGVHDYILSLEHGYQTEVRERGATLSTGQKQLLAFARALIQNPDILLVLDEATANVDTETELRIQAALERVMRGRTSIIIAHRLSTIEHCDRIVVMRKGRIVEQGSHRQLLDKGGYYAKLHRLQYAQGDAAD